The sequence TTTAAAGTAAAAcaataaacttttgcggaagactggcatggtcagagggatgtgtcgttcccgcatcgcagtccattcgatagtcttgccccttgATCTCTACAATAAATTAACCTGCACCAaatagatgtagtgagcctaggtgCCCAACAAAAATATGGGGGgaaaataacgagtactacataaatacatgcacacgcatattaaaaatagcttgtactaaaaatacttctgtgcccttaacttaagcaaataatttataaaaaaatgaagtgaatatgaatgaaacatatgcatggctaagtctaTCATGAGCAATGTAACTGAATAATCTGAACTGAAACATGGTCATAAATGATTTGAACTAAaattgtgaacttagatccttgaattatgactctgtgatttcgatcatgatcatggctgcagtgcactatgccgcaaggaagtcaggataaaaCCCAATCCAATCTTGCCCTGAATtagtaagggaggccaagatatctctcaaccccacacaaacacatgctaaggtaaggaaacccataatttggtaagggaagccaaaaCATCTCCCGGTCCCACACATACACATgaataaatgtagtcacaaccatctcacttcgttcataaaaaaaaaaatactttcctttcatacttgaatatggacttagcatgcatatgtagatAGTACGTGAATGTAAATATTactcaataatcatgcatatggctCACACAAgaatgatcgggatggtgatttaggtggcaagccatagctaagaatctagACTTTACTATTTGGCACTTAGGACATATCCCGAGCAATCCACTTGCAAGGCTTATATCTTACTCGATTTTTAATCAAAACGACATCCGCTTGAAAACACAGTTCCCATGCACTCTATATTTAGCTAGGGAGTCATCCTCGAGGTACAaaccttatccaataatttctgGTAATAAAATTTTCGGACAGCAACACTTAACTTCTAAAATCAGCATCTTAGCAATAAATAACCTATaactcaaccaaaacttaaccgaattgattCCCGCTTTAAACGACATTTCCCTAGCATCCAAGGCTATTCCCCAACCCGTGCCCTTAACCAAAACATGAGTGTAAGCCTGACTTAAATGAtcatttccggacagcccaaTGCTTGACAGATTTCTGCTTATCCATGTCTTAATTCATCTTCCTTTCTTGGCACCTAGACATTAAATTCCCGGGTTCCCAACCTTTAACTTAAGACAATGACCAATTCTTAGTCCCACACAAACCCCAAAGGCTGATCCCTTACCAGACAACACCCAAGCTCAGATGTCAGCCCGGCCCTGCCTAAGAACCCACCCCTGTCCTAGAGCAAATTCCCAGCTCGAAACCCGATTCCTTTCAAGACTCAATCCAACAGCCTTTCAACCCATTTGATAGCTATAACCAACACACCTAAGTGCTACCATGTGAGCTGCATCTCAACCATGGCATGTCACGCCCCAAGACCGAGACGTGTcaccggcgttgtttcaaatttacaaaaaaattgtaaaacaaccagcctcgtagtacagtataaatcaaaccagtctattatcataaataaactccaaaacattgtctttacaactcgataaatccaaaataaCGAAACAAATGCGGAAGCATCTAAAaacttaataataaaatattaatattaaaaatcccaaaaataaaCATAACGACATTTAGTTTTATTGGTCATCaatcaccatccccaaaacatatcttgcTCACGAACTTctacatcatcatcttcataatctgggagggaaaagtaagggggatgagtgttttgggaaacactcagcaagtgggggtcgTTCGAGACATATACCAAATATATGCATAACATAAAATCATAATCGTGAACATGAACATGAACATAACTCAATACTTGGGCCATCGGGCCATAACATCATCATGATAAATAACTTTCAACACATGAACATAAGCACTGAAATTCATCTCCTTTCCATGATTTACTGTCTCCTATATGTTAATCCTCTAAGGAGCGAGGCCATGTCCAATATGTTAATCCTCTATGGAGTGAGGCCATACAACGGTTACAATCCCACCGTATAAGGGTCATATCATTATCATAGTCATTCGAATCATAACAGTGCTTGACAACATGCATGACATAACATGAACCAACATGACACGAACAAAAGACACATGCTTTAACGAATTTCGAAAACCaaaataccatgactcatcaataaatatttttaaaatcacatcaaaaaatatacataCAAAAGCCCACTTACCGTAAATGTGTACAGAAATCAATAACCTTGCAAAGCCTGGACCAAAACTTCAACGGAAATTCGAAAGTACTTCTCGAAACACACTAATCCGTGAACCAATCAAAGCAAGCCTCTTCTTTAATCTATTCTCAATTCACGAATCTTCTCTGACAATCCTTTAAACAAATTCCTATGTCACTCACGTGAGGATTGAACAACCCCTTTTTAATATTGACAGAAGGCTTCGAAAATTAGTACAGAAAAGGAACTAAATTGTGGACAGAAATATGGATCAAAGTTGCAGCATCTACACACGAAAATATGGCAGAGACTGACAAATCCTAAGGTTGCTAATCTGCTCGAAAGTAAGGAGAGAAAATAGAGACGATTTAGGTGTGATTATTCCACAAGCActgctcctctatttatatgCACCAAAGAAATTTGAGATTGACTAGGATTATGactttcaaaatttgaatagaAATATATCTCCCAAGATTTAACTACATCTTGATCTTGATCATCTAtctcaataatatttgtaaacTAATTATCAAGATacccaaaatatttattttatctccaaaaatatctcgatgacataaaatatactaatacaaaatatcataaattaactattatcacaaataaataattaaaaaataaaagatcctAAACTTAATTTAGGAAAAATTTACGGTCTTCACATCCTCCCCACCTTATgagaagtttcgtcctcgaaacttggatTAACTTACTAGTAAGGTCGCTAATCGAAACGGTTTGGTCGGTTACTCAGGCACAAGCCCTAACATCTTACGAACCTCTTAGATGTACACAAATGGGTGGCGCCAAAATCAAACGAAACAGATAAAAAAACATTGTTGATTAGAATGGTACCTTCCACGACTTTGTTCGTACCTCTCGCGTTGTCTTGAGTAATGGCATAGACACGAGCATTGGGTTTATTTTCCTTTGATTGGCCTTGAGTAGTAGTACTAGCATTTGGTCCTGTCTTTGCCTTCATGGGTTCGGGACATTGAGCAATTCGGTGTCCCATTTTTCCACAATTGAAACAGGCACCAGTGTTCCGACGGCATTCCCCTTCATGTCGAAGGTGGCAGGTGGGGCATAGCTTGATCTGTGGACGGTTTGGAGCAGAATAAGTCTCCTGGAACGATTCACCAGACTGGTTTGGACGCTTGGACACTTGCCCGTTCGGAGAAGATTGGCTCGTCAGAGGTCGTTTATTGTGGAAGTCATTCTCACGGCGCTTGATATCCGATTCAGCTCGGATGGCCGCTCCCATCAAGTCTGCAAAGTTGGCAGGTTGATAAACAGCTAATGCAGACTGGATTCGGCTGCTCAACCCCTTCTTGAACCGATGCAACTTTAGCTCATCATCTCCCATAATCGTTGGGGCGTAAGACCCGAGCTCATTGAACTTGGAGGTGTATTCCACCACTTTCATGTCTGGAGCTTGCGTGAGATTT comes from Henckelia pumila isolate YLH828 chromosome 4, ASM3356847v2, whole genome shotgun sequence and encodes:
- the LOC140862375 gene encoding uncharacterized protein is translated as MAEEPPRTRNNNRGDNANPPPRISLSREDLAAIAAIVATTLQGMGNTNGNGNGNGNPPPPPPAQNGVKFHYESLRKNRTEMFKGDADPEVGRNWMKKMEDQLRLLEVPEALKVEVTIPFLEDKARKWWEAVSPAMLAAGPITWQQFSTAFLKQYFPAEVRIQKLSEFENLTQAPDMKVVEYTSKFNELGSYAPTIMGDDELKLHRFKKGLSSRIQSALAVYQPANFADLMGAAIRAESDIKRRENDFHNKRPLTSQSSPNGQVSKRPNQSGESFQETYSAPNRPQIKLCPTCHLRHEGECRRNTGACFNCGKMGHRIAQCPEPMKAKTGPNASTTTQGQSKENKPNARVYAITQDNARGTNKVVEGTILINNVFLSVSFDFGATHLCTSKRFVRC